One genomic window of Halogeometricum sp. S3BR5-2 includes the following:
- a CDS encoding helix-turn-helix domain-containing protein — MTDEEAGVRVSLDIWHPDCWTLEVTEEANGGLLGHGVHEIDGLANGRFTAYADSVEELDRLVDAVRDSPLTESVWETGEFEDETVPGSATRGIVVRYDLNNSINDALVSRGFIPDEPVRMQDGREQWTVLVHESRNTVHERLEAIRAEKNADVRVELITAPKGGTGMFRTDALSERQREVYELARRRGYYAWPRETSAAELAAEVGISKATLLEHLRKAESKLLGGD; from the coding sequence ATGACGGACGAGGAGGCGGGGGTGAGAGTGAGTCTGGATATCTGGCACCCCGACTGCTGGACGCTGGAAGTGACCGAGGAAGCGAACGGCGGTCTCCTCGGCCACGGCGTCCACGAGATAGACGGGTTGGCAAACGGCCGGTTCACCGCCTACGCCGACAGCGTCGAGGAACTCGACCGACTGGTCGACGCCGTCCGCGACTCCCCGCTGACCGAGTCGGTGTGGGAGACGGGCGAGTTCGAAGACGAGACGGTGCCCGGAAGCGCGACGCGCGGCATCGTCGTCCGCTACGACCTGAACAACTCCATCAACGACGCCCTCGTCTCGCGGGGATTCATCCCGGACGAACCGGTGCGGATGCAGGACGGTCGCGAGCAGTGGACCGTGCTCGTCCACGAGTCGCGCAACACGGTCCACGAGCGGTTGGAGGCGATTCGGGCGGAGAAGAACGCCGACGTGCGGGTCGAACTCATCACCGCGCCGAAGGGCGGCACCGGGATGTTTCGCACGGACGCCCTCTCGGAGCGACAGCGTGAGGTGTACGAGTTGGCCCGCCGCCGGGGCTACTACGCGTGGCCCAGAGAGACCAGCGCGGCCGAACTCGCCGCCGAGGTAGGTATCTCGAAGGCGACGCTGCTCGAGCACCTGCGGAAGGCCGAGTCGAAACTGCTCGGCGGCGACTGA
- a CDS encoding translation initiation factor IF-2 subunit beta, translated as MDYADSLDRAFDTLPERNYEESRLNVPDPEGETDGAFTRLTNLGNIADALGREAQHLHRNIQRELGTNGQFDGDRARYNGSFTVADFEAAIDEYVAEYVTCTECGLPDTRLVTEDGVDMLRCEACGAFRPVQKRAAQTQTNTGPAIEEGGTYELEITGTGRKGDGVAEKGKYTIFVTGAREGDTVRALIERTSGTLAFARKV; from the coding sequence ATGGACTACGCAGATTCTCTCGACAGAGCGTTCGACACGCTCCCGGAGCGGAACTACGAGGAGTCGCGTCTCAACGTCCCCGACCCGGAGGGCGAGACGGACGGCGCGTTCACCCGACTGACCAACCTCGGCAACATCGCCGACGCCCTCGGGCGGGAGGCCCAGCACCTCCACCGGAACATCCAGCGCGAACTGGGGACGAACGGGCAGTTCGACGGCGACCGCGCCCGCTACAACGGGTCGTTCACCGTCGCCGACTTCGAGGCGGCCATCGACGAGTACGTCGCCGAGTACGTCACCTGCACGGAGTGCGGTCTGCCCGACACGCGCCTCGTCACCGAGGACGGCGTGGACATGCTCCGCTGTGAGGCCTGCGGTGCGTTCCGCCCCGTTCAGAAGCGCGCGGCGCAGACGCAGACGAACACGGGCCCGGCCATCGAGGAGGGCGGGACGTACGAACTCGAAATCACCGGCACCGGTCGCAAGGGCGACGGCGTCGCCGAGAAGGGCAAGTACACCATCTTCGTCACCGGCGCGCGCGAGGGCGACACCGTCCGCGCGCTCATCGAGCGCACCAGCGGCACGCTGGCGTTCGCCCGCAAGGTCTGA
- a CDS encoding aldo/keto reductase, with amino-acid sequence MEYTTFGSTGVTVSELCLGCMSFGTNWDDWTLDREESRELIERAIELGINFFDTANVYSYGESEEILGEVLAEYDRDEYVVATKVYGQMDEDDPNSGGLSRKTIEQELDNSLDRLGMDTVDLYQIHRWDYDTPVEQTMRALDDAVRRGKVRSVGASSMWAHQFAEALHTSDRLGLDRFVSMQNLYNLAYREEEREMLPLCEKEDIAVMPWSPLGAGFLTRPHEEFDATTRGEHESEHDRGYTQGGGPEVNERVEELAAEKDVKMAQIAMAWQFEKSWVTTPILGTSSVEHLEDAVEALDIDLSESDVEYLEEPYEPVPVSGHE; translated from the coding sequence ATGGAGTACACCACGTTCGGGTCGACGGGCGTCACCGTCTCCGAACTCTGTCTCGGCTGTATGAGCTTCGGGACGAACTGGGACGACTGGACCCTCGACAGGGAGGAGAGCCGCGAACTCATCGAGCGGGCGATAGAGCTCGGAATCAACTTCTTCGACACCGCGAACGTCTACTCGTACGGGGAGTCGGAGGAGATTCTCGGGGAGGTGCTCGCGGAGTACGACCGCGACGAGTACGTGGTCGCGACGAAGGTGTACGGGCAGATGGACGAGGACGACCCGAACTCGGGCGGCCTCTCGCGGAAGACCATCGAGCAGGAGTTGGATAACTCCCTCGACCGCCTCGGGATGGACACCGTCGACCTCTACCAGATTCACCGCTGGGATTACGATACGCCCGTCGAGCAAACGATGCGGGCGCTGGACGACGCGGTGCGGCGCGGCAAGGTGCGCTCCGTCGGCGCGAGTTCGATGTGGGCGCACCAGTTCGCGGAGGCGCTTCACACCAGCGACCGACTCGGACTGGACCGCTTCGTCTCCATGCAGAACCTCTACAACCTCGCCTACAGGGAAGAAGAGCGGGAGATGCTGCCGCTCTGCGAGAAGGAAGATATCGCCGTCATGCCGTGGTCGCCGCTCGGCGCGGGATTCCTCACCCGGCCGCACGAGGAGTTCGACGCGACGACGCGCGGCGAACACGAGTCCGAGCACGACCGCGGGTACACGCAGGGCGGCGGGCCGGAGGTAAACGAACGCGTCGAGGAACTCGCGGCGGAGAAAGACGTGAAGATGGCGCAGATTGCGATGGCGTGGCAGTTCGAGAAGTCGTGGGTGACGACGCCCATCCTCGGCACCTCCAGCGTCGAACACCTCGAAGACGCCGTCGAAGCGCTGGATATCGACCTCTCGGAGTCGGACGTGGAGTACCTCGAAGAACCGTACGAACCGGTTCCCGTGAGCGGGCACGAGTAG
- a CDS encoding SHOCT domain-containing protein — protein sequence MALRDRTASVSLLLLLVSGTVSAVLAGYAALVLWSGLVEGALVAAVLRLAFPVLPLFVLAAVAAVLSAVGLVYGLARKARLPRGGRVEAVARRAEREYPVLRTLGVGDALSEPEPTPEERRADALDELKRRYVAGDVDEAEFERKLDRLVANDTVDDARAERERRVAETERRERS from the coding sequence ATGGCCCTCCGCGACCGGACCGCATCCGTCTCGCTGCTCCTGTTGCTCGTCTCGGGGACCGTGTCGGCCGTCCTCGCCGGGTACGCGGCGCTGGTCCTCTGGAGCGGACTGGTCGAGGGAGCGCTCGTCGCCGCGGTGCTCCGACTCGCGTTCCCGGTGCTCCCGCTGTTCGTTCTCGCCGCCGTCGCGGCCGTTCTCTCGGCCGTCGGCCTCGTCTACGGGCTGGCGCGGAAGGCGAGACTCCCGCGCGGCGGACGAGTCGAGGCCGTCGCGCGCCGGGCGGAGAGGGAGTACCCCGTCCTCCGGACGCTAGGCGTGGGCGACGCCCTCTCGGAACCGGAGCCGACGCCGGAGGAACGCCGCGCGGACGCGCTCGACGAACTGAAGCGGCGGTACGTCGCGGGCGACGTCGACGAGGCGGAGTTCGAGCGGAAACTCGACCGTCTCGTGGCGAACGACACCGTCGACGACGCGCGCGCCGAACGCGAGCGCCGGGTCGCCGAAACGGAGAGGCGGGAGCGCTCCTGA
- a CDS encoding DUF2334 domain-containing protein: protein MHTPDRPLRHAALVSLAVAIGVGVAVVGAGVLAPGGFSLVPGADTPSAAAGTPSTDSTATASPATPVSGASDASAGTAGTAPPTETPAQSAATPEASTDETTDPDADTARTADAEPANATWTEYRLVVAFRNDDIQPYYEASTMRAVDDVFVEEGVPVTNAVIPFVGGENISEADDTCRYLRELGRDHPRTFEFALHGYTHENRTDFHGSSEFGGQPYETQLRWMQEGTDELVACTGDRPTTFVPPMNTYDENTTRAAAETNYTTVSGGSWFTRTYYGEAPVFENGSVVHVASSGGYVEDWTTMETKSRADLTAEFDEAYADGGTFVMMIHYPDFDTPEKRADLRALLEHAKSREDVRFVTVGELGSRVANGTMERTDDGWRVYE, encoded by the coding sequence ATGCACACCCCCGACCGCCCCCTCCGCCACGCGGCCCTCGTCTCGCTGGCGGTCGCCATCGGCGTAGGCGTCGCCGTCGTCGGCGCCGGCGTCCTCGCCCCCGGCGGGTTCTCGCTCGTTCCGGGGGCCGACACGCCGTCCGCGGCCGCCGGAACTCCGTCGACCGATTCGACCGCGACGGCGTCCCCGGCGACCCCGGTTTCCGGCGCGTCCGACGCGTCCGCCGGGACCGCCGGGACCGCCCCGCCGACCGAAACGCCGGCCCAATCGGCGGCGACGCCGGAAGCGTCGACGGACGAGACGACCGACCCGGACGCCGACACCGCCCGGACGGCGGACGCGGAACCCGCGAACGCGACGTGGACGGAGTACCGACTGGTCGTCGCCTTCCGGAACGACGACATCCAACCGTACTACGAGGCGTCGACGATGCGGGCCGTCGACGACGTCTTCGTCGAGGAGGGCGTTCCCGTGACGAACGCGGTCATCCCGTTCGTCGGCGGCGAGAACATCTCCGAGGCCGACGACACCTGCCGCTACCTCCGCGAACTCGGCCGCGACCACCCGCGGACCTTCGAGTTCGCCCTGCACGGCTACACGCACGAGAACCGGACCGACTTCCACGGGTCCAGCGAGTTCGGCGGGCAACCGTACGAGACGCAACTGCGGTGGATGCAGGAGGGAACCGACGAACTCGTCGCGTGCACGGGCGACCGCCCGACGACGTTCGTCCCCCCGATGAACACCTACGACGAGAACACGACGCGGGCGGCCGCCGAGACGAACTACACCACCGTCTCCGGCGGGTCGTGGTTCACGCGGACCTACTACGGCGAGGCGCCCGTCTTCGAGAACGGGAGCGTCGTCCACGTCGCCAGTTCCGGCGGCTACGTGGAGGACTGGACGACGATGGAGACCAAGTCGCGCGCGGACCTGACGGCGGAGTTCGACGAGGCGTACGCCGACGGCGGCACGTTCGTGATGATGATTCACTACCCCGACTTCGACACGCCCGAGAAGCGCGCGGACCTGCGAGCCCTCCTCGAACACGCGAAATCCCGCGAGGACGTGCGGTTCGTGACCGTCGGCGAACTCGGCTCCCGGGTGGCGAACGGGACGATGGAGCGAACCGACGACGGGTGGCGCGTGTACGAGTAG